The following proteins are encoded in a genomic region of Terriglobia bacterium:
- a CDS encoding TetR family transcriptional regulator, producing MQAAARERVRGQRGAEVTQEAIKAAGSKLFAKYGFGGTTVDMIAREAAANKAMISYYFGGKEGLYEQILISTFHEAGARLAALFEQALPADEMLRAFTGMFAELAAGRPHFPAMMVREAMSGGRHLTERVLPHFLDLFVKVRRIYDQGIEEGAFRPVDPVLTHLVVMGSLLFFFASEPMRSRLVADGRLPITQAPSTEAFVRNLQELIVRGLTAPPADGAGKA from the coding sequence ATGCAAGCCGCTGCGAGAGAGAGAGTTAGGGGCCAGCGCGGGGCCGAGGTCACGCAGGAAGCGATCAAGGCGGCGGGCTCGAAGCTCTTCGCCAAGTACGGGTTCGGTGGGACGACCGTCGACATGATCGCGCGCGAGGCCGCGGCCAACAAAGCGATGATCTCCTATTACTTCGGCGGGAAAGAAGGGCTCTACGAGCAGATCCTGATCTCGACGTTCCACGAAGCCGGCGCGCGGCTCGCGGCTCTGTTCGAGCAGGCGCTGCCCGCTGACGAGATGCTGCGGGCGTTCACCGGGATGTTCGCAGAGCTGGCCGCCGGGCGGCCTCATTTCCCCGCCATGATGGTCCGCGAGGCGATGTCGGGCGGCCGGCACCTCACCGAGCGGGTACTCCCGCATTTCCTCGATCTGTTCGTGAAGGTCCGGAGGATCTACGACCAGGGCATCGAGGAAGGGGCCTTCCGGCCCGTCGATCCTGTCCTTACCCACCTCGTCGTGATGGGAAGCCTGCTCTTCTTCTTCGCCTCGGAACCCATGAGAAGCCGCCTCGTCGCCGACGGGAGGCTGCCGATCACCCAGGCTCCCTCGACCGAAGCGTTCGTTCGCAACCTGCAGGAGCTGATCGTCCGCGGTCTCACCGCACCGCCGGCGGACGGAGCCGGAAAGGCATAG
- a CDS encoding ABC transporter permease: protein MRKILAVALKELRQASRDPLSLLLLLGMPAMMLLLYGYAVNFDVRHVRLALEDRDKSAASRDLIASFVNSTYFDVVLDLPSGAELEKLLGRRVAKAILVIPERYSGDLAAGRTAKVQLILDGSDANTATTVLGYASGLVAAANAGRAPNGTGRRVEAVPVAFEPRVWYNPELKSTRFLVPGLIGFILMITAVLSTALSVVREKERGTLEQLRVTSLRPSEMIVGKTLPYLAISLTATAVIIVSARYLFGVSVRGSYLDLFLATLVYLIGALGYGLLVSSFAGSQAMAFQVGVLTSMLPAIFLSGFIFTIRSMPPVLQAITRIVPARYYLVILRGVILKGAGLGTYLPEMGFLALFAAAVLGIAWVRLVRREV, encoded by the coding sequence ATGAGGAAGATCCTCGCGGTCGCCCTGAAGGAGCTCCGGCAGGCGTCGCGGGATCCGCTGAGCCTCCTGCTGCTCCTCGGCATGCCGGCGATGATGCTCCTCCTGTACGGCTACGCGGTGAACTTCGACGTGCGGCACGTCCGGCTGGCGCTCGAGGACCGGGACAAGAGCGCGGCGAGCCGGGACCTCATCGCGTCGTTCGTGAACTCGACCTACTTCGACGTCGTCCTGGACCTGCCGTCGGGCGCCGAGCTCGAGAAACTGCTCGGACGGCGCGTCGCCAAGGCCATCCTGGTGATCCCGGAGCGGTACTCCGGCGATCTTGCGGCGGGGCGGACGGCGAAGGTCCAGTTGATCCTCGACGGGAGTGACGCCAACACCGCCACCACGGTGCTCGGGTACGCGTCGGGCCTCGTGGCAGCCGCCAACGCCGGCCGAGCGCCGAACGGGACGGGGAGAAGGGTCGAGGCCGTTCCCGTCGCGTTCGAGCCTCGCGTTTGGTACAACCCGGAGCTGAAGTCCACGCGGTTCCTCGTTCCGGGGCTCATCGGATTCATCCTGATGATCACCGCGGTACTTTCCACGGCCCTCTCGGTCGTTCGCGAGAAGGAGCGCGGGACCCTGGAGCAGCTCCGCGTGACGTCGCTTCGCCCGAGCGAGATGATCGTCGGGAAGACGCTCCCGTACCTCGCGATCTCGCTGACGGCCACCGCGGTCATCATCGTCTCGGCGCGCTACCTGTTCGGCGTGAGCGTTCGCGGCTCGTACCTCGACCTGTTCCTGGCCACCCTCGTGTACCTGATCGGCGCGCTCGGGTACGGCCTCCTCGTCTCGAGCTTCGCCGGATCGCAAGCCATGGCCTTCCAGGTCGGGGTCCTGACCTCGATGCTCCCCGCGATCTTCCTCTCGGGGTTCATCTTCACGATCCGGTCGATGCCGCCGGTCCTCCAGGCGATCACCCGAATCGTCCCCGCCCGCTACTACCTCGTCATCCTGCGGGGGGTGATCCTCAAGGGGGCCGGCCTGGGAACGTACCTCCCGGAGATGGGGTTCCTCGCTCTCTTCGCGGCGGCGGTCCTGGGCATCGCGTGGGTCCGTCTCGTCCGGCGGGAGGTCTGA
- a CDS encoding insulinase family protein, with amino-acid sequence MRTTSLGVALSAAALAALLAVPAAAQVENYKDIKYPPLPEFRIEKPAVYTLKNGMTVFLMEDHELPLIEVSARIRTGSAWEPAEKTGLAGLTGTVQRTGGTSSMTGDDIDDFLANRAASVETGIDDDSGHASMNCLKDNFEEVFKVFADVLRAPAFAQDKLDLAKVQANTGIARRNDQVMGILFREFPRLVYGKDSPLTRNEEYATVAAVNRDDLVAWHKKYYVPNNVYLGIVGDFDPKEMKKKVDAVFGDWTKGPTAPLPPIPFRTTPNPGVYFIEKSDVTQAYVAMGHLGIERKNPDYFAVQVMNEVLGGSFASRMFSNVRSKKGLAYNVFGNLSADYLYPGVLRAGLQTKSSTMAQGVEAVKAEVVGIIENPPNDDEMKRAKDAILNSFVFNYDSKAKTLNQQMTYAFYGLPADYLEQYRANIEKVTRQDVERVAKKYVHPDQMTLLVVGKKDEFDKPVSTFGKVTDIDISIPPPPDKTPKAAKTSASLAVGRALLASVVGALGGKNPGDVKAIETSAKLVLSVRGQTMQMARTKLLVFPDRVHQVSTSAMGEQTLVVTGGEGFRTAGGNTSPLPPTVVEMIQKETMRDLRVLVRYASDPGMEAVAAGEETVDGTKCQVVSVSFKGSDCRLFVAPDGRVLKEAYQGVSPLTMAPAQIEVLFSDYHEVEGRSVPHKEVVRVDGEDAITLTLESFKVDPPVDEKLFQKPAEKPAA; translated from the coding sequence ATGAGAACCACGAGCCTAGGAGTCGCGCTGTCCGCGGCGGCGCTCGCCGCGCTCCTGGCCGTTCCGGCGGCGGCCCAGGTCGAGAACTACAAGGACATCAAGTATCCCCCGCTACCCGAGTTCAGGATCGAGAAGCCGGCGGTCTACACGCTCAAGAACGGCATGACCGTGTTCCTGATGGAGGATCACGAGCTGCCGCTGATCGAGGTCAGCGCCCGGATCCGCACCGGCTCGGCCTGGGAGCCCGCGGAGAAGACGGGCCTCGCAGGCCTGACGGGCACGGTGCAGCGCACCGGCGGCACATCGTCCATGACCGGCGACGACATCGACGACTTCCTCGCGAACCGGGCGGCGTCCGTCGAAACGGGGATCGACGACGACTCCGGCCACGCGTCGATGAACTGCCTCAAGGACAACTTCGAAGAGGTGTTCAAGGTCTTCGCGGACGTGCTGCGCGCGCCCGCGTTCGCCCAGGACAAGCTGGACCTGGCGAAGGTCCAGGCCAACACCGGAATCGCGCGTCGGAACGACCAGGTGATGGGGATCCTGTTCCGCGAGTTCCCGCGCCTTGTCTACGGCAAGGACTCGCCCCTGACGCGAAATGAGGAGTACGCCACCGTCGCCGCCGTCAACCGCGACGACCTCGTGGCGTGGCACAAGAAATACTACGTGCCGAACAACGTGTACCTGGGGATCGTGGGCGACTTCGACCCCAAGGAGATGAAGAAGAAGGTCGACGCGGTGTTCGGCGACTGGACCAAGGGACCGACCGCGCCCCTTCCGCCGATTCCGTTCCGGACGACCCCGAATCCCGGCGTCTACTTCATCGAGAAGTCCGACGTGACCCAGGCGTACGTGGCCATGGGCCACCTCGGCATCGAGAGGAAGAACCCCGACTACTTCGCCGTCCAGGTCATGAACGAGGTGCTGGGCGGGAGCTTCGCGAGCCGCATGTTCAGCAACGTGCGCTCCAAGAAGGGACTGGCCTACAACGTGTTCGGGAACCTGAGCGCCGATTATCTCTACCCGGGCGTTCTGCGCGCCGGCCTTCAGACGAAGTCCTCCACCATGGCCCAGGGGGTCGAGGCGGTGAAGGCGGAGGTGGTCGGGATCATCGAGAATCCCCCGAACGACGACGAGATGAAGCGGGCCAAAGACGCCATCCTGAACTCCTTCGTGTTCAACTACGACTCCAAGGCGAAGACCCTGAACCAGCAGATGACCTACGCGTTCTACGGCCTCCCCGCGGACTACCTCGAGCAGTATCGCGCGAACATCGAGAAGGTGACCCGCCAGGACGTCGAGCGCGTCGCGAAGAAGTACGTGCACCCCGACCAGATGACGCTGCTTGTGGTCGGGAAGAAGGACGAATTCGACAAGCCGGTGTCGACCTTCGGCAAGGTCACGGACATCGACATCTCGATCCCGCCGCCGCCGGACAAGACGCCCAAGGCGGCGAAGACCTCCGCCTCGCTCGCGGTCGGGCGAGCGCTCCTGGCGAGTGTGGTCGGCGCGCTCGGCGGGAAGAACCCGGGCGACGTCAAGGCGATCGAGACCAGCGCCAAGCTGGTACTGAGCGTGCGTGGCCAGACGATGCAGATGGCGCGGACCAAGCTGCTCGTGTTCCCCGATCGCGTCCACCAGGTCTCGACCAGCGCGATGGGGGAACAGACGCTCGTCGTGACCGGCGGCGAGGGGTTCAGAACGGCAGGAGGCAACACGTCCCCGCTGCCCCCGACGGTCGTGGAGATGATCCAGAAGGAGACGATGCGTGACCTCCGCGTCCTCGTCCGATACGCGTCCGATCCCGGGATGGAGGCGGTGGCGGCGGGCGAGGAGACGGTGGACGGAACGAAATGCCAGGTCGTCTCGGTCAGCTTCAAGGGGTCGGACTGCCGCCTCTTCGTCGCGCCGGACGGCAGGGTGCTGAAGGAGGCCTACCAGGGCGTGAGTCCGCTGACGATGGCGCCGGCCCAGATCGAGGTGCTCTTCTCCGACTACCACGAGGTCGAGGGCCGGTCGGTCCCGCACAAGGAAGTCGTCCGCGTGGACGGCGAAGACGCCATCACGCTGACGCTGGAGTCCTTCAAGGTCGATCCACCGGTGGACGAAAAGCTGTTCCAGAAGCCGGCGGAGAAGCCGGCCGCGTGA
- a CDS encoding ABC transporter ATP-binding protein gives MIEVDGAVRRFDGLTAVDRVSFDVRRGEMFGLIGPDGAGKTTTLRMTLGLLAPDEGSVRTCALDPVRHARELSRRVGYLPQRFSLYGDLSVEENLAFFAEVHGVKASRERRNELLHTLKLAPFGKRLADRLSGGMKQKLALACNLIHTPELLVLDEPTTGVDPVSRRDFWKILADLQSGGLTILLTTPYLDEAERCRRVALMSQGRLLTVDEPGALRAAAPGSVIEVLAVPRRRAADLLAARVGVADVQSFGERLHATLPDVPPSASADEARRIALDLAAAGIEVESARPTAPSLEDVFIARIRAAESASEGREVST, from the coding sequence ATGATCGAGGTCGACGGCGCGGTCCGCCGCTTCGACGGACTCACCGCGGTGGACCGGGTCTCATTCGACGTGCGGCGCGGGGAGATGTTCGGCCTCATCGGACCGGACGGCGCGGGGAAGACCACGACACTGCGGATGACGCTGGGCCTCCTCGCCCCCGATGAGGGAAGCGTTCGGACTTGCGCGCTCGATCCGGTCCGGCACGCACGGGAGCTGTCGCGCCGCGTCGGGTACCTCCCGCAGCGCTTCTCGCTGTACGGTGACCTTTCGGTGGAGGAGAACCTCGCCTTCTTCGCCGAGGTTCACGGGGTCAAGGCCTCCCGGGAGCGGCGCAACGAGCTGCTCCACACGCTCAAGTTGGCCCCGTTCGGGAAGCGCCTCGCCGACCGCCTGTCGGGCGGAATGAAGCAGAAGCTCGCGCTGGCCTGCAACCTGATCCACACCCCCGAGCTGCTCGTCCTCGACGAGCCGACCACCGGCGTCGACCCGGTCTCGCGGCGCGACTTCTGGAAGATCCTGGCGGATCTTCAGAGCGGGGGTCTCACCATCCTGCTCACGACGCCCTACCTCGACGAGGCGGAGCGGTGCCGCCGCGTCGCGCTGATGAGCCAGGGCAGGCTCCTCACCGTGGACGAGCCCGGGGCGCTCAGGGCCGCCGCTCCCGGATCGGTGATCGAGGTGCTGGCGGTGCCTCGACGCCGGGCGGCCGACCTGCTGGCGGCCCGGGTCGGCGTCGCCGACGTCCAGTCGTTCGGCGAGCGGCTCCACGCGACGCTGCCGGATGTCCCCCCGTCCGCGTCCGCGGACGAGGCGCGGCGGATCGCGCTGGACCTTGCTGCCGCGGGAATCGAGGTGGAGTCGGCCCGGCCGACGGCCCCTTCCCTCGAGGACGTCTTCATCGCGAGGATCCGCGCCGCGGAGAGCGCCTCCGAGGGCCGGGAGGTATCGACATGA
- a CDS encoding TolC family protein — MNRPMVVTLATLVAVASAFARPPTEPVGRLETAVRDVSFRDEVNPLVRLSLAEAIARAREQSPRVAQLTALEAAAGAGLEGAKAQRMPSVDLTAGYTRNSNVPEFSLPPPIGRTIFPNIPDNWRTRLGVTAPLYTGRRIESGIDAASREREAAGKDVESGVDDLVLETTAAYWSLVTARESARVLDEALGAFDAHLADAGNRQKFGMAARNEVLAVEVERDRASLARLDADNEVEVANANLVRLLNLPPDSRFEAADPLVAPDVLPGNVERLVEAALAARPERAALRARLAAAEAVVAAQRSSRYPQVNASAGYDFADPNPRILPPEEAFKSTWSVGVGLSLSVFDGGRTSAAVAQAAARADAIRRQMDDLDRRIRLEVTTRHLDVRTALGAVDVASRGLESATENRRVSSDRFKAGVGLSSDLLDAETGLMRAGLDRTAALARVRLALAALDRAVGR; from the coding sequence ATGAATCGTCCGATGGTCGTAACTCTCGCGACGCTGGTCGCCGTCGCGTCCGCGTTCGCACGCCCTCCGACGGAACCTGTCGGCCGACTCGAAACGGCGGTAAGGGACGTTTCCTTCCGCGATGAGGTGAACCCGCTAGTGCGCCTCTCGCTGGCGGAGGCGATCGCACGCGCGAGGGAGCAATCGCCGAGGGTCGCGCAGCTCACCGCGCTCGAGGCGGCGGCCGGCGCCGGACTCGAAGGAGCGAAGGCGCAGCGGATGCCGTCGGTGGACCTGACCGCCGGCTACACGCGCAACTCCAACGTCCCCGAGTTCTCGCTCCCCCCGCCGATCGGCCGCACGATCTTCCCGAACATCCCGGACAACTGGCGGACCCGTCTCGGCGTGACCGCGCCGCTGTACACCGGACGCCGGATCGAGAGCGGGATCGACGCCGCCTCTCGCGAGCGCGAGGCTGCCGGGAAAGACGTCGAATCCGGCGTCGATGACCTCGTCCTCGAGACCACCGCGGCGTACTGGTCGCTGGTCACCGCGAGGGAGAGCGCCCGGGTGCTCGACGAGGCGCTGGGCGCCTTCGATGCGCACCTCGCCGACGCCGGGAACCGCCAGAAGTTCGGCATGGCGGCTCGCAACGAAGTCCTCGCGGTCGAGGTGGAGCGCGACCGCGCTTCGCTCGCGCGCCTCGATGCAGACAACGAGGTCGAGGTCGCTAACGCAAACCTCGTCCGCCTGCTGAATCTCCCACCGGACTCCCGCTTCGAGGCGGCCGACCCGCTGGTCGCTCCGGACGTCCTGCCCGGGAACGTCGAGAGGCTGGTAGAGGCTGCGCTGGCGGCACGCCCAGAGCGGGCGGCGCTCCGCGCGCGGCTCGCCGCAGCCGAGGCCGTCGTCGCAGCGCAGCGCTCTTCCAGGTATCCCCAGGTCAACGCCTCGGCCGGCTACGACTTCGCCGACCCGAATCCAAGGATCCTGCCCCCCGAGGAGGCGTTCAAGTCGACCTGGAGCGTGGGGGTCGGCCTCTCGCTCAGCGTGTTCGACGGCGGGCGGACGTCCGCGGCGGTGGCGCAGGCCGCCGCGCGGGCCGACGCGATTCGACGCCAGATGGACGATCTCGACCGGAGGATCCGTCTCGAGGTCACCACGCGCCACTTGGACGTGCGGACGGCGCTCGGCGCGGTCGACGTCGCGTCGAGGGGCCTCGAGTCGGCCACCGAGAACCGCCGGGTCTCCTCGGACCGGTTCAAAGCCGGGGTCGGGCTCTCCTCCGACCTGCTCGATGCCGAGACGGGCCTGATGCGCGCGGGGCTCGACAGGACCGCGGCGCTGGCCCGCGTCCGCCTGGCGCTCGCCGCCCTCGACCGCGCGGTGGGGAGGTAG
- a CDS encoding ABC transporter ATP-binding protein encodes MTVALEVQGLTKRFGAFTAVDDLSFSVEEGEVFGLLGSNGAGKSTAIRMLVGLLTPSAGRGTVLGVDVAEDPEGVKRRIGYMTQRFSLYEDLTVRENLRFFGGVYGLDRKESEDRAAWAVAMSGLEGKEDLLTGSLAGGFKQRLALASAVLHRPKLVFLDEPTGGVDPISRRRFWGLIDAMAGEGVTVIVTTHYLDEAEHCARIALMHAGRLVALGSVAGLKEVFAGRVVLEVSAPSFHDAYRRIEGEPWALETSVFGTRLHVVVEDAAEGRRLVLEALERDGNVPAAAERIVPSLEDVFIHYIEREGAAGGAGSAR; translated from the coding sequence GTGACGGTGGCGCTGGAGGTTCAGGGGCTCACCAAGCGGTTCGGAGCGTTCACCGCTGTCGACGACCTTTCCTTCTCCGTCGAGGAGGGAGAGGTGTTCGGCCTCCTGGGAAGCAACGGTGCCGGCAAGTCCACCGCGATCCGCATGCTCGTGGGGCTCTTGACGCCGAGCGCCGGCCGCGGAACCGTCCTCGGCGTCGACGTCGCAGAGGATCCCGAGGGGGTGAAGCGCCGGATCGGCTACATGACCCAGCGGTTCAGCCTGTACGAGGACCTCACGGTTCGCGAGAACCTCCGCTTCTTCGGCGGGGTCTACGGCCTCGATCGGAAGGAGTCGGAGGATCGCGCGGCGTGGGCCGTCGCGATGTCCGGCCTCGAGGGGAAGGAGGACCTTCTGACGGGATCCCTCGCGGGGGGGTTCAAGCAGCGGCTCGCGCTGGCCTCGGCGGTGCTTCACCGGCCGAAGCTAGTGTTCCTCGACGAGCCGACCGGGGGAGTGGACCCGATCTCGCGGCGGAGGTTCTGGGGGTTGATCGACGCGATGGCGGGAGAGGGGGTCACGGTGATCGTGACCACCCATTATCTCGACGAGGCGGAGCACTGCGCCCGGATCGCGCTGATGCACGCCGGCCGGCTCGTGGCCCTCGGGAGCGTGGCGGGCCTCAAGGAGGTGTTCGCAGGCCGGGTGGTCCTGGAGGTGAGCGCCCCGAGCTTCCACGACGCGTACCGGCGGATCGAAGGGGAGCCGTGGGCGCTCGAGACCTCGGTGTTCGGGACCCGCCTCCACGTGGTGGTCGAGGACGCGGCCGAGGGGCGCCGACTAGTGCTGGAAGCGCTGGAGCGCGACGGGAACGTTCCGGCGGCTGCGGAGCGGATCGTTCCGTCGCTCGAGGACGTGTTCATCCACTACATCGAGCGCGAGGGCGCCGCCGGCGGCGCGGGGAGCGCGCGATGA
- a CDS encoding efflux RND transporter periplasmic adaptor subunit produces the protein MARIASLVAAVPFILTAASCGQGRDPSLIVASGHVEATDVRISTKIGGRLQSFPIQEGDRVARGQELARIDTTDLDLLLEQARAERAQADADLRLRVAGSRKEDVAVAAAQVAQAEADLAGAQKDLDRLQGLLDAGSGTSKGRDDALTRRDVASARRDVARETLERLRAGSRSEEIDAARAHLATTDARIAQLGQQMKDAVTTSPLAAVVTEKIAEQGELLPPGAPLCIVTDLGDAWLTVYVAEPDLARIRIGQEADVVTDGGQSRKGKVTFVASEAEFTPKNVQTRDERVKLVYRVKVGLENGDGLFKPGMPAEARLRSAGDGR, from the coding sequence ATGGCGCGTATCGCATCCCTGGTGGCCGCGGTGCCCTTCATCCTGACCGCAGCCTCCTGCGGCCAAGGGCGCGATCCCTCGCTCATCGTCGCTTCGGGACACGTCGAGGCGACCGACGTGCGGATCTCCACCAAGATCGGAGGGAGACTCCAGTCGTTCCCGATCCAAGAAGGGGACCGGGTGGCGAGAGGCCAGGAGCTGGCGAGAATCGACACGACAGATCTCGATCTCCTCCTCGAGCAGGCGAGGGCGGAACGTGCCCAGGCCGACGCCGATCTGAGGCTTCGCGTCGCCGGCTCGCGCAAGGAGGACGTCGCCGTGGCGGCGGCACAGGTGGCCCAAGCCGAGGCCGACCTCGCGGGCGCGCAGAAGGACCTCGACCGGCTGCAAGGGCTCCTCGACGCCGGGTCCGGCACGAGCAAGGGGCGCGACGACGCCCTGACCCGCCGCGACGTCGCGTCCGCCCGACGGGACGTGGCGCGAGAAACGCTCGAGCGGCTCCGGGCGGGATCCCGCTCGGAGGAAATCGACGCCGCACGCGCCCACCTCGCGACCACCGATGCCAGGATCGCGCAGCTGGGGCAGCAGATGAAGGACGCGGTCACGACGAGCCCGCTCGCCGCGGTCGTGACCGAGAAGATCGCGGAGCAAGGAGAGTTGCTTCCGCCCGGCGCGCCCCTCTGCATCGTCACCGACCTCGGGGACGCATGGCTCACCGTCTACGTCGCCGAGCCCGACCTCGCGCGGATCCGGATCGGCCAGGAGGCGGATGTCGTCACCGACGGCGGGCAGTCGAGGAAGGGCAAGGTGACGTTCGTGGCGTCCGAGGCGGAGTTCACGCCGAAGAACGTGCAGACTCGCGACGAGCGGGTGAAGCTCGTGTACCGGGTCAAGGTCGGCCTCGAGAACGGCGACGGGCTCTTCAAGCCGGGGATGCCCGCGGAGGCGCGGCTCCGGTCCGCGGGGGACGGGCGGTGA
- a CDS encoding DUF1054 family protein → MLFRPAPRFDGLPAGAFEAFSIRDRDARRRAIVAGFHPALKLLGEDLLEILAPLTASPLYAHFPRLDWPAGYQPFCTWLAISHAAHGYQSAPQLNVGVHRDHLAVRLGWDTDASGFGRFEFLCWHGGVGAALADAAREHDLAFRVYAAAAWPEGSRRVFESASDWAGSFAEVRRRGVWWELGARYDLPQAEEKVGGSRLLDEAARVFGALLAHLDRIVGV, encoded by the coding sequence ATGCTGTTTCGCCCTGCACCGCGGTTCGACGGTTTGCCCGCCGGGGCCTTCGAGGCGTTCTCGATCCGAGACCGCGACGCTCGGCGGCGGGCGATCGTCGCGGGTTTCCACCCGGCGCTGAAGCTCCTCGGAGAGGATCTCTTGGAGATCCTTGCGCCGCTGACCGCGTCACCCCTCTACGCGCACTTTCCCCGGCTCGACTGGCCAGCGGGGTACCAGCCGTTCTGCACCTGGCTTGCGATCTCCCACGCGGCTCACGGCTACCAATCTGCGCCGCAGCTCAACGTCGGCGTTCACCGGGACCACCTGGCGGTCCGCCTCGGTTGGGACACCGACGCCTCCGGATTTGGCCGATTCGAGTTCCTCTGCTGGCACGGGGGCGTCGGGGCGGCGCTCGCGGACGCGGCGAGGGAACACGATCTCGCCTTCCGGGTCTACGCGGCGGCCGCATGGCCCGAGGGATCGCGCCGGGTGTTCGAATCGGCCTCGGACTGGGCCGGCTCGTTCGCCGAGGTGCGGCGACGCGGCGTGTGGTGGGAGCTGGGCGCGCGCTACGACCTCCCGCAAGCCGAAGAGAAGGTCGGCGGCAGCCGGCTCCTCGACGAAGCCGCACGAGTCTTCGGCGCACTTCTCGCGCACCTCGACCGAATCGTGGGGGTTTAG
- a CDS encoding insulinase family protein, producing the protein MQPRRVLQVGWIAVSVLLIAAIPTGAQDLAAFEKKLTEHKLANGLTLLIYQRPTAPVVSFFTYAEVGSAQEVPGITGIAHMFEHMAFKGTTQIGTNDWAGEKKALAAVDEAYHAYDRERHKVGGPDAAKLEELKKAWKDAQDAADKYIVKNEFGEIIDREGGVGMNAGTSADQTVYFYSLPANKVELWAYLESERFLDPVFREFYKERDVVMEERRLRTDSQPTGRLIEQFESVAFAAHPYHHPVVGYMSDLMSFSREDADQFRRTYYVPNNLVISIVGDVEPAKIIPILDKYFGRLPAAPPPPVVRTEEPKQIAEKTIALPDKSQPIYIEGYHRPATTDPDDAVYTAISDVLSRGRSSRLIRSLVRDKKVAAQAAAISGFPGEKYPSLMLFFAVPTPGHTNEEVQKALREEIEKLKGEPVTDEELKRVKTRAKADLIRGMQSNQGIADQLATYQALYGDWRELFHAVEKIDKVTKDDIQRVARAAFVPTNRTVGMIVNSDSPSAKN; encoded by the coding sequence ATGCAGCCAAGAAGGGTTTTGCAGGTCGGATGGATCGCGGTGTCGGTCCTGTTGATCGCGGCGATTCCAACGGGCGCGCAGGACCTGGCAGCCTTCGAGAAGAAGCTGACCGAGCACAAGCTGGCCAACGGGCTGACGCTGCTGATCTACCAGCGCCCGACCGCGCCGGTCGTCTCCTTCTTCACGTACGCCGAGGTGGGCTCGGCGCAGGAGGTTCCCGGGATCACCGGGATCGCGCACATGTTCGAGCACATGGCATTCAAGGGGACGACGCAGATCGGCACCAACGACTGGGCCGGCGAGAAGAAGGCCTTGGCCGCGGTGGACGAGGCCTACCATGCCTACGACCGCGAGCGGCACAAGGTCGGGGGGCCCGACGCCGCGAAGCTCGAAGAGCTCAAGAAGGCATGGAAGGACGCCCAGGATGCGGCGGACAAGTACATCGTCAAGAACGAGTTCGGGGAGATCATCGACCGCGAGGGCGGGGTCGGCATGAACGCCGGCACGAGCGCCGACCAAACGGTCTACTTCTACTCCCTCCCGGCCAACAAGGTCGAGTTGTGGGCCTACCTCGAGTCGGAGCGTTTCCTCGACCCGGTGTTCCGCGAGTTCTACAAGGAGCGCGACGTGGTCATGGAGGAGCGGCGGCTGCGGACCGACAGCCAGCCCACCGGCCGGCTGATCGAGCAATTCGAGTCCGTGGCTTTCGCCGCCCACCCGTACCATCACCCGGTGGTCGGCTACATGAGCGACCTCATGTCGTTCTCCCGCGAGGACGCGGACCAGTTCCGCAGGACCTATTACGTTCCGAACAACCTGGTGATCTCCATCGTGGGAGACGTCGAGCCGGCGAAGATCATCCCGATCCTCGACAAGTACTTCGGGCGGCTGCCCGCGGCCCCGCCGCCGCCGGTCGTCCGCACCGAGGAGCCGAAGCAAATCGCGGAAAAGACCATCGCGCTGCCGGACAAGTCCCAGCCGATCTACATCGAGGGTTACCACCGGCCGGCGACGACCGACCCGGACGACGCCGTGTACACCGCGATCTCGGACGTGCTCTCGAGGGGCCGGTCCTCGCGGCTCATCCGGAGCCTCGTGCGCGACAAGAAGGTGGCCGCCCAGGCAGCCGCGATCTCCGGCTTCCCGGGCGAGAAGTACCCCAGCCTGATGCTCTTCTTCGCGGTCCCGACCCCCGGCCACACCAACGAGGAGGTCCAAAAGGCGCTTCGCGAGGAGATCGAGAAGCTCAAGGGCGAGCCGGTCACCGACGAAGAGCTCAAGCGCGTGAAGACCCGCGCGAAGGCCGACCTCATTCGCGGCATGCAGTCGAACCAGGGGATCGCCGACCAGCTCGCGACCTACCAGGCGCTCTACGGCGACTGGCGCGAGCTGTTTCACGCCGTGGAGAAGATCGACAAGGTGACGAAGGACGACATCCAGCGCGTGGCGCGAGCGGCCTTCGTTCCGACCAACCGGACCGTGGGGATGATCGTGAACTCCGACTCCCCGTCCGCGAAGAACTAG